One genomic window of Microbacterium testaceum StLB037 includes the following:
- a CDS encoding Na+/H+ antiporter, which translates to MEGLEVTVLLGLAMLVGTVLAPRLRVATPLVLLVIGLALGFIPELRAIELPPETVLLLFLPVMLFREAWTTSMRSVRRSLRYIVPMSTLLVVASAFAVAGVATWMGVPWEAALVIGAAVAPPDATAVAALGRLLPAKTFMKLKAESLTNDGTALVLYAIAVSLLLGGQVTPWSITGMVLLSYLGGAAAGIAVAALAYFALRRMQSTLTINLTMLLVPFVSFLLAEVIHASGVLAVVFAGLIVAWVSPRITTAMSRRAADATWPFGVYLLNGALFVLIGLEVQLVLHEISPSEIGMLSLITVAAWIALFLVRYLFQWLFSPFSRPPAGSTRSLRHRSRLVSTVAGFRGAVSLAIALSVPITTDSGAPVAGRDSVVFVTAGVIVLTLLVQGPLLPVVIRWAKLPNDDAAIEEYELAERAISGAALAALDDLAVEHGISDRVRDRARREGYERLELANARAVARQRAIEERDLAELDASLDSSLDDESDGSASSTMGPVPPAGIDDEGRQSSGGLEMIAVSDDIDVTQRSPLVRHKEATRLRLAILDRKREVLLRLRREGTIDDLVARKILANLDLEEIRTRGIEKASD; encoded by the coding sequence ATGGAGGGACTCGAAGTCACGGTCCTGCTCGGACTGGCGATGCTGGTGGGCACCGTCCTCGCGCCGCGCTTGCGCGTCGCGACGCCGCTGGTGCTGCTCGTCATCGGCCTCGCCTTGGGGTTCATCCCGGAGCTTCGGGCGATCGAGCTTCCGCCCGAGACGGTGCTGCTGCTGTTCCTCCCGGTCATGCTTTTCCGCGAGGCGTGGACCACCTCGATGCGCTCCGTCCGCCGCTCACTGCGCTACATCGTGCCGATGAGCACGCTCTTGGTCGTGGCATCCGCCTTCGCCGTCGCCGGAGTCGCCACCTGGATGGGCGTGCCGTGGGAGGCCGCGCTCGTCATCGGAGCCGCGGTCGCCCCGCCCGACGCGACGGCGGTCGCCGCTTTAGGCCGGCTGCTCCCCGCCAAGACGTTCATGAAGCTCAAGGCCGAGAGCCTCACGAACGACGGAACGGCCCTCGTCCTGTACGCGATCGCGGTGTCCCTGCTGCTCGGCGGGCAGGTCACCCCCTGGTCGATCACCGGCATGGTGCTGCTGTCGTACCTCGGCGGCGCGGCCGCCGGCATCGCGGTCGCCGCGTTGGCGTACTTCGCCCTGCGCCGCATGCAGTCGACCCTCACCATCAACCTGACGATGCTGCTCGTGCCGTTCGTGTCGTTCCTGCTCGCCGAGGTGATCCATGCCTCCGGTGTGCTCGCGGTCGTCTTCGCGGGCCTCATCGTGGCCTGGGTGTCGCCTCGGATCACCACCGCGATGTCTCGTCGAGCCGCGGATGCCACCTGGCCCTTCGGCGTCTACCTGCTCAACGGTGCGCTGTTCGTGCTGATCGGCCTCGAGGTCCAGCTCGTGCTGCACGAGATCTCTCCGTCGGAGATCGGGATGCTGTCGCTGATCACCGTGGCGGCCTGGATCGCGCTCTTCCTCGTGCGCTACCTCTTCCAGTGGCTGTTCAGCCCGTTCTCCCGACCCCCGGCCGGGTCGACGCGGTCGCTCCGACACCGTTCTCGTCTGGTGAGCACGGTCGCGGGATTCCGCGGAGCGGTCTCTCTCGCGATCGCCCTGTCGGTGCCGATCACGACCGACAGCGGGGCGCCGGTCGCCGGACGCGACTCCGTGGTGTTCGTCACCGCGGGAGTCATCGTGCTGACACTCCTCGTGCAGGGGCCGCTGCTGCCCGTCGTCATCCGCTGGGCCAAGCTCCCGAACGACGACGCCGCGATCGAGGAGTACGAGCTCGCCGAGCGCGCCATCTCGGGTGCCGCTCTGGCTGCCCTCGACGACCTCGCCGTCGAGCACGGGATCAGCGACCGCGTGCGCGATCGCGCGCGCCGCGAGGGATACGAGCGTCTCGAACTCGCCAACGCGCGCGCCGTCGCGCGTCAGCGGGCGATCGAGGAGCGCGACCTCGCCGAACTCGATGCGTCGCTGGATTCGTCGCTCGACGACGAGAGCGACGGGTCCGCGTCGTCGACGATGGGCCCCGTGCCTCCGGCCGGCATCGATGACGAGGGACGGCAGAGCTCCGGCGGGCTCGAGATGATCGCGGTGAGCGACGACATCGACGTGACGCAGCGCTCCCCCCTCGTCCGGCACAAGGAAGCGACGCGGCTGCGCTTGGCGATCCTCGACCGCAAGAGAGAGGTCCTACTGCGCCTGCGCCGAGAGGGCACGATCGACGACCTCGTGGCGCGGAAGATCCTCGCGAACCTCGACCTCGAAGAGATCCGCACGCGCGGCATCGAGAAGGCGAGCGACTGA
- a CDS encoding alpha/beta hydrolase, with protein sequence MAASGIPNRPPFDPELETMLGVINELAPPTLTAEMLPLMRMGSLPGMPTRDEILETADLQSRDVTILGYEGAEIVVSIVEAKGRTGRGPGIFHTHGGGMVFGDRFMAVEGFGEWLHRYNAVLVTVEYRLAPEFPDPYPVEDCYAGLVLTAEHADELGIEHERLLIAGGSAGGGLAAGVALLARDRRGPHLLGQMRRDTSSLAD encoded by the coding sequence ATGGCCGCCAGCGGCATCCCGAACCGTCCTCCCTTCGACCCCGAACTCGAGACGATGCTCGGCGTGATCAACGAGCTGGCGCCCCCGACCCTGACCGCCGAGATGCTGCCCCTCATGCGGATGGGCAGCCTTCCCGGGATGCCGACGCGCGACGAGATCCTCGAAACCGCCGACCTGCAATCCCGCGACGTGACGATCCTCGGCTACGAGGGAGCCGAGATCGTCGTCTCGATCGTCGAGGCGAAGGGGCGCACGGGGCGCGGCCCGGGGATCTTCCACACCCACGGCGGAGGTATGGTCTTCGGCGATCGCTTCATGGCCGTCGAGGGTTTCGGCGAGTGGCTCCATCGCTACAACGCCGTGCTCGTGACCGTCGAGTATCGGCTGGCGCCCGAGTTCCCCGACCCCTATCCGGTCGAGGACTGCTACGCGGGGCTCGTGTTGACGGCCGAGCACGCGGACGAGCTCGGCATCGAGCACGAGCGGCTCCTGATCGCCGGGGGCAGCGCCGGCGGCGGTCTCGCGGCGGGCGTCGCCCTGCTCGCGCGCGACCGGCGAGGACCGCACCTCCTCGGCCAGATGCGCCGGGATACTTCGAGCCTCGCTGACTGA
- a CDS encoding alpha/beta hydrolase — MYPMLDDRDATVSTHQIEGVGVWDRDSNLLGWNALLGARRGTDDVSIYAAPARATDLSGLPPAFIDCGSAEVFRDEDVAYASAIWAAGGQAELHVWPGGFHAFEGFAPQAALSHDAVEARDRWIRRLLG, encoded by the coding sequence ATGTACCCGATGCTCGACGACCGCGACGCGACCGTGTCGACGCACCAGATCGAGGGCGTGGGCGTGTGGGATCGCGACAGCAACCTGCTGGGGTGGAACGCGCTCCTCGGTGCGCGACGCGGCACCGACGACGTGTCGATCTACGCCGCTCCCGCGCGCGCGACCGATCTGTCGGGCCTTCCTCCCGCGTTCATCGACTGCGGCAGCGCCGAGGTCTTCCGCGACGAGGACGTCGCCTATGCCTCGGCGATCTGGGCCGCCGGAGGACAGGCCGAGCTGCACGTGTGGCCCGGAGGTTTCCATGCGTTCGAGGGGTTCGCCCCGCAGGCGGCCCTCTCGCACGACGCCGTCGAGGCGCGGGACCGGTGGATCCGTCGGCTGCTCGGCTGA
- a CDS encoding polyketide synthase: MQELAGRLKVLDPAASESVKIIEYFDSLIAGGAGVEAVVRAAAILGGTTAGARVRGRLVGIDADGARTTPTPPPSLPDTDAPSVWLQRDTGAALNDAMIVDRAQVALAIITARADPTTSAVERVIDAGVSRVDREAAAHRLRLDGEVRVVAAPPHSRHVTTASTVLATADGAVWIGLGEVVPPDGPAGTSLARDLDDLPRACADARLALRLADERHRVVDAGELGVLIELARAVDPSGPRHPDLEVLDALDARTLEALDVVVDSESIRAAATRLSLHHSSLQSRHETWTRQLGYDPLTPRGRARFLAARMLQRLGSGTRES, from the coding sequence ATGCAGGAACTCGCGGGACGCCTGAAAGTCCTCGACCCCGCCGCGAGCGAGTCGGTGAAGATCATCGAGTACTTCGACTCCCTGATCGCCGGCGGCGCGGGGGTCGAGGCGGTGGTGCGGGCGGCGGCGATCCTCGGCGGTACGACCGCGGGTGCCCGCGTGCGCGGTCGCCTCGTCGGTATCGACGCCGACGGGGCGCGTACCACGCCGACCCCGCCCCCGTCCCTCCCCGACACGGACGCCCCGAGCGTCTGGCTCCAGCGCGACACCGGAGCGGCCCTCAACGACGCCATGATCGTCGACCGCGCGCAGGTCGCCCTCGCGATCATCACCGCGCGCGCCGACCCGACCACCAGTGCGGTCGAGCGCGTCATCGATGCCGGCGTCTCGCGCGTCGACCGCGAGGCGGCCGCGCATCGCCTCCGCCTCGACGGGGAGGTCCGGGTGGTCGCCGCGCCGCCGCACTCGCGGCACGTGACGACGGCATCCACCGTCCTCGCCACCGCCGACGGCGCCGTCTGGATCGGGCTCGGCGAGGTCGTCCCACCCGACGGACCGGCCGGCACGAGCCTCGCGCGCGACCTCGACGACCTCCCCCGTGCCTGCGCCGATGCCCGCCTCGCCCTGCGGCTGGCCGACGAGCGGCACCGCGTGGTCGACGCGGGCGAGCTCGGCGTTCTCATCGAGCTGGCTCGCGCCGTCGATCCGTCGGGTCCGCGGCATCCGGATCTCGAAGTGCTCGACGCTCTCGACGCGCGGACGCTCGAAGCGCTCGACGTCGTCGTGGACTCCGAGAGCATCCGCGCGGCGGCGACGCGCCTCTCGCTGCACCACAGCAGCTTGCAGTCACGCCACGAGACCTGGACCCGACAGCTCGGCTACGACCCGCTCACCCCGCGCGGTCGCGCCCGGTTCCTCGCGGCACGGATGCTGCAGCGGCTGGGGTCAGGCACGCGCGAGTCCTGA
- a CDS encoding branched-chain amino acid ABC transporter permease: MTRIVIAVAAVVAAIAPLLLTDQTFFVQTALTALVVTGLSLFMGYAGQASLGQGAFVAVGGLTVAVGTVTLGIPPLLALIVAPVLGALVAALVGWPLLRLRGHYLAFGSLAVLLIIQTVMATAPLFGAGVGIFGIPPLSVAGFVVPDQRVYSYVALAALAAALVVCHNLVRSRFGRGIRALAGSESAAASSGVPILRSKLTVFAVAGGFAGFAGALGAFFTPYVSQDTYPPFASFGYVVMAVVGGLGSVWGGVVGTLALSLWLQVLSALSATPGMPAAAGPILQYAGYGIVLVVFLLFVPRGIVPTLAGLRGKRRAAPAMAVTRG, translated from the coding sequence ATGACCCGCATCGTCATCGCGGTGGCGGCGGTCGTCGCCGCCATCGCTCCGCTGCTGCTGACCGACCAGACGTTCTTCGTGCAGACCGCGCTCACCGCGCTCGTCGTCACCGGACTGTCGCTCTTCATGGGCTACGCCGGTCAGGCGTCGCTCGGCCAGGGGGCCTTCGTCGCGGTGGGCGGACTCACCGTCGCGGTCGGGACCGTGACCCTCGGCATCCCTCCGCTCCTCGCGCTCATCGTCGCTCCCGTCCTCGGGGCGCTGGTGGCCGCGCTCGTGGGCTGGCCGCTCCTGCGGCTGCGCGGGCACTACCTCGCGTTCGGCTCGCTCGCGGTGCTGCTGATCATCCAGACGGTCATGGCCACCGCCCCGCTGTTCGGCGCGGGCGTCGGGATCTTCGGCATCCCTCCGCTCTCGGTTGCCGGGTTCGTCGTGCCCGATCAGCGCGTGTACTCGTACGTCGCGCTGGCCGCGCTCGCGGCGGCGCTCGTGGTGTGCCACAACCTCGTGCGGTCGCGGTTCGGTCGGGGGATCCGCGCTCTCGCCGGGAGCGAGTCGGCGGCGGCGTCGAGCGGGGTGCCGATCCTGCGCAGCAAGCTCACGGTGTTCGCGGTGGCGGGTGGATTCGCGGGCTTCGCGGGAGCGCTGGGGGCGTTCTTCACCCCGTACGTGAGCCAGGACACGTACCCGCCGTTCGCCTCGTTCGGCTACGTCGTGATGGCCGTGGTCGGCGGGCTCGGGTCGGTGTGGGGCGGGGTCGTGGGAACCCTCGCGTTGAGCCTCTGGCTGCAGGTGCTGAGCGCGTTGAGCGCGACGCCCGGCATGCCGGCGGCCGCGGGGCCGATCCTGCAGTACGCGGGATACGGGATCGTGCTGGTGGTCTTCCTGCTATTCGTGCCGCGGGGGATCGTGCCGACGCTCGCGGGGCTCCGGGGGAAACGGCGCGCCGCGCCCGCGATGGCGGTAACGCGGGGCTGA
- a CDS encoding branched-chain amino acid ABC transporter permease, translating into MSDLATYLLSGLALAGSFALVGSGIVVVYRVTHVLNFAQGSFVVFGAFLSQTFRQLGLPPGLSELAAVVVVGLIGLVVGAVAIGKPGTHPMTSLLITLGMSLVAAAAIIAVWGQNPVSPAGIGGTVQLFGAEIETQRLVTLAVAVATLGAMSLLFTRTDIGRALTAAASNPRAARLVGIDTRAMGLLSFTIAGVLGGLAGVLIAPTTAVSVTSDLPFVLSALAAAVFGGLRSPWMTFVGALVLGVTGQLVAGYANGSYQTQIALIMMLAIMIARSRSFTAEEAK; encoded by the coding sequence GTGAGCGATCTCGCCACCTATCTGCTCAGCGGTCTCGCCCTCGCGGGGTCGTTCGCCCTCGTGGGCAGCGGCATCGTCGTCGTCTACCGCGTGACCCACGTGCTGAACTTCGCGCAGGGCTCGTTCGTCGTCTTCGGCGCCTTCCTCTCGCAGACGTTCCGGCAGTTGGGGCTCCCGCCCGGACTCTCCGAGCTCGCGGCCGTGGTCGTCGTCGGTCTCATCGGGTTGGTCGTGGGGGCCGTCGCGATCGGCAAGCCCGGCACGCACCCGATGACCTCCCTGCTGATCACGCTGGGGATGTCGCTGGTCGCCGCGGCCGCGATCATCGCGGTCTGGGGGCAGAACCCCGTGTCTCCCGCCGGGATCGGTGGCACGGTCCAGCTGTTCGGCGCCGAGATCGAGACCCAGCGCCTCGTGACCCTCGCGGTCGCCGTGGCGACGCTCGGCGCCATGAGCCTGCTGTTCACGCGCACCGACATCGGGCGCGCGCTCACCGCCGCGGCATCCAATCCCCGGGCTGCCCGACTCGTCGGAATCGACACCCGGGCGATGGGCCTGCTCTCGTTCACGATCGCCGGCGTGCTCGGCGGTCTCGCCGGAGTGCTGATCGCGCCGACGACCGCGGTGTCGGTGACCTCCGACCTGCCGTTCGTGCTCAGCGCGCTCGCCGCCGCGGTGTTCGGGGGCCTGCGGAGTCCGTGGATGACGTTCGTCGGCGCCCTCGTCCTGGGGGTGACCGGTCAGCTCGTCGCGGGCTACGCGAACGGCTCGTACCAGACCCAGATCGCGCTCATCATGATGCTCGCCATCATGATCGCCCGATCGCGTTCCTTCACCGCCGAGGAGGCGAAATGA
- a CDS encoding ABC transporter ATP-binding protein, with protein MMLEVNDLVVRYGSATALDGVSLRVDAGELVALVGPNGAGKTSLVNAVSGLVRPASGTVRVEETVAQVPEGRQMFGDLSVDDNLRLGAWRRRSRRTDAVYELLPDLQRLRRQRADTLSGGQQQMVAVGRALMAEPDLLVVDELSLGLAPLIAADLVRHLAALNADRGTAVLLIEQEVGLAFGLCSRAYVLDAGRIVAEGPTAELAAAPEVRAAYLGGFDEQENPS; from the coding sequence ATGATGCTCGAGGTGAACGACCTCGTCGTGCGCTACGGCTCGGCGACGGCGCTCGACGGGGTTTCGCTACGGGTCGACGCGGGTGAGCTCGTCGCGCTGGTCGGACCGAACGGTGCCGGCAAGACCTCGCTCGTCAACGCCGTCAGCGGCCTCGTGCGTCCGGCATCCGGAACCGTCCGTGTGGAGGAAACCGTCGCCCAGGTGCCCGAGGGACGCCAGATGTTCGGAGACCTGAGCGTCGACGACAACCTGCGCCTCGGTGCGTGGCGACGACGGTCTCGGCGGACGGATGCCGTGTACGAGCTGCTGCCCGATCTTCAGCGCCTGCGCCGCCAACGCGCCGACACGCTCTCCGGCGGTCAGCAGCAGATGGTCGCGGTGGGCCGGGCACTGATGGCGGAGCCCGATCTCCTCGTCGTCGACGAGCTGTCGCTCGGACTCGCCCCGCTCATCGCCGCCGACCTCGTGCGCCACCTCGCCGCCCTCAACGCCGATCGCGGTACCGCCGTGCTGCTCATCGAGCAGGAGGTGGGGCTCGCGTTCGGCCTGTGCTCTCGGGCGTACGTGCTGGATGCCGGTCGCATCGTCGCCGAGGGGCCGACCGCAGAACTCGCCGCCGCCCCCGAGGTGCGCGCCGCCTATCTCGGCGGTTTCGACGAACAGGAGAACCCCTCGTGA
- a CDS encoding ABC transporter ATP-binding protein, which yields MNTIEPAESPSAGLELAGLSRRFGGVYANRDISFRIAPGELRGVIGPNGAGKSTLFGLISGHVRAQEGVIRLDGQRIDRLPPHRRAQRGIAIVFQGARLFPGMTVLENVAVGAHARTRSGALDAAVRSPRHRREEREIIADAEEALARVGLAEWAGRGAEQLPLGQQRRLQVARALTARPRVLLLDEPASGLRTDERDDLRGLIRELHDDGTTILLIEHDVAMVTALADRIAVLDLGRLIAEGTPDEIRRDPAVIAAYLGSEAAA from the coding sequence GTGAACACGATCGAACCCGCCGAAAGCCCTTCCGCCGGGCTCGAGCTCGCGGGACTCTCGCGCCGGTTCGGCGGGGTCTACGCCAACCGCGACATCTCGTTCCGGATCGCCCCGGGCGAGCTCCGCGGGGTCATCGGGCCGAACGGGGCGGGCAAGTCCACCCTCTTCGGCCTGATCAGCGGACACGTCCGCGCGCAGGAGGGCGTCATCCGCCTCGACGGACAGCGCATCGATCGGCTGCCGCCGCACCGTCGCGCGCAGCGCGGGATCGCGATCGTCTTCCAGGGCGCGCGCCTGTTCCCGGGCATGACCGTGCTCGAGAACGTCGCCGTCGGGGCGCACGCGCGCACCCGGTCGGGGGCTCTCGACGCGGCGGTGCGCTCTCCCCGCCACCGCCGGGAGGAGAGGGAGATCATCGCGGATGCCGAGGAGGCCCTCGCCCGCGTGGGGCTCGCCGAGTGGGCCGGTCGGGGCGCCGAGCAGCTCCCGCTCGGTCAGCAGCGTCGGCTGCAGGTCGCGCGAGCTCTCACGGCGCGTCCCCGGGTCCTGCTCCTGGACGAGCCGGCCTCGGGTCTGCGCACCGACGAGCGCGACGACCTCCGCGGTCTCATCCGCGAGCTGCACGACGACGGCACGACGATCCTGCTCATCGAGCACGATGTGGCGATGGTCACGGCCCTCGCCGACCGCATCGCCGTGCTCGATCTCGGCCGGCTCATCGCGGAGGGGACACCGGACGAGATCCGGCGCGATCCCGCCGTGATCGCCGCCTACCTCGGAAGCGAGGCCGCCGCATGA
- a CDS encoding ABC transporter substrate-binding protein produces the protein MRRTVPVVATAALVLALTACSGGGSTASGNGSGPVKIGMVVPLTGFLSALGQGDKEAAERVVADINSAGGIDGRQVELTVVDDKADVTESVKQFNQLASDPSYSAMLASSFVSAATAVGSTAQSARIPTIALGPVDAFADGSNPYAFTSPPIPAVYARALVDYWVSQGVKTLAIGYTGGDLYGTNGDKATAEYAKEAGIDVVLDESYDQTATDFTPLITKVVSAKPDAFVVWGAGPAPVIITKQIAGKGIATYFTGAEASDLYLQPAGDAAEGVKAAATIALGGDALPGGAYKTKVMAVAKPWMDANNGAYPPEFAFGGASGIELLAAAIDAADSTDRQKIRDALEKTDLLTSNGHYSYSPTDHMGLDATSLAIFEAKGGKWVPTDAATKQFATELPQ, from the coding sequence ATGCGCAGAACCGTCCCCGTGGTCGCCACAGCAGCCCTCGTCCTCGCCCTCACCGCCTGTTCGGGAGGAGGGTCCACCGCTTCGGGCAACGGGTCCGGGCCGGTGAAGATCGGCATGGTGGTGCCGCTCACCGGCTTCCTCTCCGCTTTGGGCCAGGGCGACAAGGAGGCGGCGGAGCGCGTCGTCGCCGACATCAATTCCGCGGGCGGCATCGACGGCCGTCAGGTCGAGCTGACCGTCGTCGACGACAAGGCCGACGTGACCGAGTCGGTGAAGCAGTTCAACCAGTTGGCATCCGATCCCTCGTACTCGGCGATGCTCGCGAGCAGCTTCGTCTCGGCAGCGACCGCCGTGGGCAGCACCGCGCAGTCCGCGAGAATCCCCACGATCGCCCTCGGCCCGGTCGACGCGTTCGCCGACGGCAGCAATCCGTACGCTTTCACCTCGCCGCCGATCCCGGCGGTGTACGCGCGGGCGCTGGTCGACTACTGGGTCAGCCAGGGTGTGAAGACCCTCGCGATCGGCTACACCGGCGGCGACCTCTACGGCACCAACGGCGACAAGGCGACCGCGGAATACGCGAAGGAAGCCGGCATCGACGTCGTGCTCGACGAGTCGTACGACCAGACCGCGACCGACTTCACGCCGCTGATCACGAAGGTCGTGTCTGCCAAGCCCGACGCGTTCGTCGTCTGGGGCGCGGGACCCGCACCCGTCATCATCACGAAGCAGATCGCCGGCAAGGGCATCGCGACCTACTTCACCGGCGCCGAGGCGTCCGACCTGTACCTCCAGCCCGCGGGAGACGCGGCGGAGGGCGTCAAGGCGGCCGCGACCATCGCCCTCGGGGGCGACGCGCTGCCCGGCGGCGCGTACAAGACCAAGGTCATGGCGGTCGCGAAGCCGTGGATGGATGCCAACAACGGGGCCTACCCGCCCGAGTTCGCGTTCGGCGGGGCATCGGGCATCGAGCTCCTCGCCGCGGCGATCGACGCGGCCGACTCGACGGACCGGCAGAAGATCCGCGACGCGCTCGAGAAGACCGACCTGCTGACCTCGAACGGTCACTACTCCTACAGCCCGACCGACCACATGGGCCTCGACGCGACCTCGCTCGCGATCTTCGAGGCGAAGGGTGGCAAGTGGGTTCCGACCGACGCCGCGACGAAGCAGTTCGCGACCGAGCTTCCGCAGTGA
- a CDS encoding ATP-binding protein, whose amino-acid sequence MIREPRSEFVGRRRELDALADALERTRLITLTGVGGVGKTRLAMRLANAHARRTSTTVYFVGLDAVSDPRRVVAAIAQSLPFGDLSARDPLEFVVDVLSDETALLVLDNCEHVIDAAASVVDELLDALPNVTIVATSRRRLDVDGEQVFPVPPLGTEAAGGEPAEAVELLLARARAADAGFTLAPAEVAVAEQLCLALDGLPLAIELAAGRLRTLSVSDLARRLSQRFTLLRAGSRAPVSRQRTLRAVVDWSYELCTPPERALWAALSVFAGPFDLPAAAAVAGGDEAVTVETLEQLIDQSLVEADRDSGRFHLLETIRGYGRDRAEESGEQHDLVRRHLEYYRGLARLARTHWYGPAQRRILAGQRADRAELDAALRTAAATDTDVALELFADLRYHWAVGGFLSEGRRWTRRLLRLPAASAASRTPALLVAAWICVLQGALDEARGHLDEARALLPSLPPADQERGEVELRRWSGTRALFAGESDLAREELSRSIRLARSLGRPEEALLAQFQLTVALVQSELPDTLEPARDAQHLAIEIGERWIRSLSLWAIGLALYAAGELDDAERHARDALAMEEGIDDPVGDCLVLELLSWIDAARSPTERTAVLLGAARSWWRRIDSGIAVHGPQMLAQHDRCVAVVRQRLGEEAFQRLSAVGERLSPAEAAAFAGAPGRPAAGLSARESEVAAGVHEGLSNREIAERLVLSVRTVDTHVQRILAKLGFTSRAQIAAWYRSTLVSVP is encoded by the coding sequence GTGATCAGAGAGCCCCGCAGCGAGTTCGTCGGTCGTCGGCGCGAGCTGGACGCACTCGCGGACGCGCTCGAGCGCACCCGCCTCATCACGCTCACCGGCGTGGGCGGAGTGGGCAAGACTCGCCTCGCGATGCGGCTCGCCAATGCCCACGCGCGGCGGACCTCGACGACCGTGTACTTCGTCGGGCTCGACGCGGTGAGCGACCCGCGGCGCGTCGTCGCCGCGATCGCCCAGTCGCTCCCCTTCGGCGATCTGTCGGCCCGCGACCCGCTCGAGTTCGTCGTCGACGTCCTGAGCGACGAGACCGCGCTGCTCGTCCTCGACAATTGCGAGCACGTCATCGACGCTGCGGCGTCCGTGGTCGACGAGCTGCTCGACGCCCTCCCGAACGTGACCATCGTGGCCACCAGCCGCCGGCGTCTCGACGTCGACGGAGAGCAGGTCTTCCCCGTCCCCCCTCTCGGGACCGAGGCCGCGGGCGGTGAGCCCGCCGAAGCGGTCGAGCTCTTGCTCGCACGCGCCCGCGCCGCGGATGCGGGCTTCACCCTCGCCCCCGCCGAGGTCGCCGTCGCGGAGCAGCTCTGCCTCGCGCTCGACGGCCTGCCCCTGGCCATCGAACTCGCCGCCGGCCGCCTGCGCACCCTCTCGGTGTCCGATCTCGCCCGCCGCCTCTCGCAGCGTTTCACCCTGCTGCGGGCCGGCTCGCGAGCCCCGGTCTCGCGGCAGCGGACCCTGCGCGCGGTCGTCGACTGGAGCTACGAGTTGTGCACCCCGCCCGAGCGAGCTTTGTGGGCGGCGCTCAGCGTGTTCGCCGGTCCGTTCGACCTTCCCGCGGCGGCCGCCGTCGCCGGCGGGGACGAGGCCGTGACCGTCGAGACCCTCGAGCAGCTGATCGACCAGTCGCTCGTCGAGGCCGACCGCGACTCCGGACGTTTTCACCTGCTCGAGACGATCCGCGGCTATGGGCGCGACCGCGCCGAGGAGTCTGGGGAACAGCACGACCTGGTGCGCCGTCACCTCGAGTACTACCGCGGCCTTGCGCGCCTCGCGCGCACCCACTGGTACGGCCCCGCCCAGAGACGGATCCTCGCCGGCCAACGTGCCGACCGTGCCGAATTGGATGCCGCCCTGCGCACGGCCGCGGCGACCGACACCGACGTCGCCCTCGAGCTGTTCGCCGACCTCCGCTACCACTGGGCGGTGGGCGGGTTCCTGTCGGAGGGACGCCGGTGGACGCGTCGGCTCCTTCGTCTGCCCGCTGCGTCCGCGGCATCCCGGACACCCGCGCTGCTCGTCGCGGCGTGGATCTGCGTCCTGCAGGGTGCCCTCGACGAGGCCCGGGGGCACCTCGACGAAGCGCGGGCGCTCCTGCCCTCGCTGCCGCCGGCCGACCAGGAGCGGGGCGAAGTGGAACTGCGCCGCTGGAGCGGGACGCGCGCGCTCTTCGCGGGCGAAAGCGACCTCGCCCGCGAGGAACTGAGCCGATCGATCCGGCTCGCCCGCTCCCTCGGTCGCCCCGAGGAGGCCCTGCTCGCGCAGTTCCAGCTCACGGTGGCCCTCGTGCAGAGCGAGCTGCCCGACACCCTCGAGCCCGCGCGGGACGCGCAGCATCTCGCCATCGAGATCGGCGAGCGGTGGATCCGGTCGCTCTCGCTCTGGGCCATCGGGCTCGCGCTCTACGCCGCCGGCGAGCTCGATGACGCCGAGCGCCACGCGCGCGACGCCCTCGCGATGGAGGAAGGGATCGACGACCCGGTCGGCGACTGCCTCGTGCTCGAGCTGCTCAGCTGGATCGACGCGGCGCGCTCCCCCACCGAGCGCACCGCGGTCCTGCTCGGCGCCGCGCGCAGCTGGTGGCGGCGCATCGACTCCGGTATCGCCGTGCACGGACCGCAGATGCTCGCGCAGCACGATCGCTGCGTCGCGGTCGTCCGCCAGCGCCTCGGCGAGGAGGCGTTCCAACGCCTCTCGGCCGTCGGTGAGCGTCTCTCCCCCGCCGAGGCCGCCGCGTTCGCGGGCGCTCCCGGCCGCCCCGCCGCGGGACTCAGCGCCCGCGAGAGCGAGGTGGCCGCCGGGGTGCACGAGGGACTCAGCAATCGCGAGATCGCCGAACGGCTCGTGCTCTCGGTGCGAACGGTCGACACCCACGTGCAGCGGATCCTCGCCAAGCTCGGCTTCACCTCACGGGCGCAGATCGCGGCCTGGTACCGGTCGACGCTGGTGAGCGTGCCGTAG